AGGGACGCCAACGGTTCGGCTTATCTCCTAAGGTCTGCCTACAACTATACCGCTGATGTGGGCCAATGGATTCACGTAGCCGCTACTTTTGACGGTACCACAAGTAAAATATTCATCAACGGCATTGAGAACGCCTCCGCATCCTACGCCCCCTTCGGCATCGGAACGGCATCGGGCGATCTCACCATAGCCGCATATGGTAACGTACAGCGGTTCAACGGTGCCATGGACGACCTCAGACTCTACGGAAGGGCCCTTGATGAGATCGAAGTCTTCACCCTTTTCGGAGGGGAAGCACCATTGCCATCTGTTCCGCAGCTGCTTGCTCCTGAGAACGGCAACAGTTCTGTCACCGCTCCGGATGCACAGCTTTTCTGGCTCCAAAGTGACTTCGCAAACGGTTACAGGGTACAGATCGCAAACAGCGCTGACTTCTCCTCTCCTCTTGCAGATACAGACGTAGGGGATGCACTCTTCTTCGGTGCCACTGGACTTCTGCCGGAAACCACCTATTACTGGCGTGTCCTGGCCTACAACGGTGAAGGGAATTCAGAATGGTCCGAAACACGTAGCTTCACCACCGTAACAAACGGTGAAGTACCGGATGGACCTGTCGGCCACTGGAAGATGGATGAGGGATCAGGCAATGTACTTGTCGACCATTCGGGCAACGGTAACAACGCCCTCCTTCAGAGCACCGCGGGAGTAACCTGGTCTCAGGGGGTCATCGGGCTTGCAGTGGAACTGCCCGGCACCTGGAACAGGTTCGGGATAACACCCCACAGTCCTTCCCTGCAAATTAACGATGCCGTTACCATCTCCGCCTGGGTAAAACCCAATGTGGTGGGAAGGAACACCGTTATCAGGAAGTCGGACGGAAAAGGCTTCGAGCTTACACTCAACAGCGACGGACTTGTCTATTTCCATCTCAACAGGGACGCCAACGGCTCGGCCTATCTCCTGAGGTCCACTTACAACTATACCGTTGATGTGGGCCAATGGATCCACGTTGCTGCAACTTTTGACGGTACCACGAGCAAAATATTCATCAACGGCATTGAGAACGCCTCCGCAACGTACGCTCCATTTGACATCGGAACGGCATCAGGAGATCTCACCATTGCCGCATACGGCAACATACAGCGGTTCAACGGTGCCATGGACGATCTCAGGCTTTACGGAAGGGCCCTGAACATTTCGGAAATAACGGATCTTTATACCAATTCGTCCAATATTGCCAGAAAATCGGAAGGATCGGTTAAAGGACAAATCATTGAGGAAACACAGTTTTCTGTGCAAGATCCTGAAACTGATGCCCTATTCGGCTTCAAAATCTATCCGAACCCGGTCGAGGACCGACTCCATATTCAGCTGAACAGCAGAGAGGAAACCACAGTTGGGGTTATAGTGTACGATATGATGGGCAGGCAGTATATCAACAGGTCGGCAGTACCGGAAAACGGTGAGATTGTGCTCGATCTTGCGCCGGTAAGGATGGCCGCCGGCACCTATCTGTTGATCCTGGATCAGGGACAAGGCAGAATGAAACAGGTCAAGTTTATCAAGAAATAACAATTGAATTGTAAGAAAACCAAAAACGGTCAGCAGATTATGCTGACCGTTTTTTTTCATTTCGTTTGTAATGAACTCAATTCTTACCCCAACCCTCTAAATGAACCAATACTACTTCCTCCAATCCCTCATAATTCCTTAAATCCTCCCCCCAAAAATCCATTCTTCTCAACGTTTCAGAAACTATTAAGGCCAAATCATCTTCTTTCCAAATTTTTTCAATAAATTCCAGAACGAATGGATCATCTTTTAAAGGAATATTTTCTTGGCCTGCTTTTCCACTATAAAATTTAATCAAAGCAGCGAAGGATATGATCAGGTTTTTTGGCCATGATCCGGTTTTGGAGTGGTATTCCAAAAGCATGGGCAATACCCGGACCTTAAATTTGGAAATTGAATTCAATGAAATAGAAATCAATTCACAGGGGATCATGACCAAACCTTTTGAAAAATCGGCAGAAAACACCTTAAATCGGTGGTAAAGCAGTGCAGTAAGTTTTCCAGGAAAAGTCAAAGGGAGTACTTCAAAGGATTTATCCTCAGCATCAAATGCGATTCCGGCTTCTGTGGTATTGGAAACCACAAATTTCAAATCTTTTTTCTCCTAATTTCAAAAAGGCATTATAATCCTCAAAAGGGTTTAGAACACCTCTCACACAAGTAATGAGCCTATTTTCCTGAATAATTTTCCCTGATTGGATTCCCTGTAGTTTGACATGATAAAGCCCGTCTTGTTCGTTGATTGTTGTCCCCAGTCCTTGTGCCAAGGGTTGCACAATCTGAACGTCTCCGTTGAAATCCGTTTTCTCATTCATCAGATCTATCATCCAGTCTACAAATCCCCACAGAAAATTGCCTTCTCCAAACTGGATAACCTTTATAGGTCTATCCGGTATATTTAAATTGACTCTTTTAAGTTTTTCCATCTGCCAAAAGAATTCTGTATTTTAAACTGGACGTAGTAATAATTTCAAATGTCTTTGCATTCGATAATGCCTAAACCATATCAACCTTTTTTTGTAACGTCAATAAGGTTTAGAATTAATTACCTTTGGACTCCAAAAAGTAATTTTTCTATCGCTTTGTCTGTTTTTTCAAAATCGAAATTTGAAACAGCATGTTTCATTTTGCCTTTTATTTCATCCAAACAAAGGTTCCCAATGCTTCCTTCATGGGTATGGGTTACTTTATTCTGGTTAGGTTGAAAATTATTGTTTTCTATTGCATATCCTATCTTTTTATAGGCATCGCGAAAAGGTATTCCTTTTAAAACCAAATCATTGACTTCTTCCACACTGAAAAGATGCTTATAAAAAGGGTCTGAAAGTATATCCTTTTGGATTTTGATTTCTTTGAGCATAAATGTGCACATCTGTATACAGTCCAACAAAGTTTCAATTCCCGGGAAGATGGCTTCTTTCAATAATTGGAGGTCTCTATGGTAACCCGTGGTCATGTTGGTCAATAACAGCGTGACAGTATTTGGGATAGATTGAATCTGATTGGTTTTTGCCCGTATAAGTTCAAACACATCAGGGTTTTTTTTGTGAGGCATGATGCTGCTTCCGGTGGTGAGTTCATCCGGAAATGAAATAAACCCAAAATGCTGATTCATGAAAATACATACATCTGATGCCAGTTTGTTTAGGGTACCTGCCACACCTGAAAGTGCAAAAGAGATTGTTTTTTCTGTTTTTCCGCGACTGTTCTGCGCATTGATCACATTGTGATGGAGGTCTTCAAAACCCAATAAAACCGTTGTCAAAGTTCTGTCTAAAGGAAAAGATGAACCGTATCCTGCTGCTGATCCTAATGGGTTTTTGTTGGACAATTTATAGGCCGTATATAACAGATCCATATCTTCCGTCAATCCCTCGGCAAAAGAGCCGAACCATAATCCGAATGAAGAAGGCATGGCCAATTGGCTATGGGTATAGCCCGGCACCAGGTCATTTTTATGCTTTTCTGCAAGAGATGTAAGCAAAGTAAAAAGTTCTTCCATTTCCTCTACAATATCGCGAATGGCAGACCTGTAATATAATTTCAGGTCTACTAAAACCTGATCATTTCTTGATCTGCCACTGTGAAGTTTTTTTCCAACATCCCCTAACCTTTGGGTCAGCAAAAATTCAACCTGGGAATGTACATCTTCAACCCCTTCTTCAATTTTAAATTGCCCCTTTTCGATTTCCAGGTAGATTTCTTTCAATCCATCGCGGAGTTCATCCAATTCATTTGAAGTCAGCAAACCTATTTTTTCCAACATTATGGCATGGGCTATGGAGCCCAAAACATCAAAAGGCGACAATAAGACGTCAAATTTAGGATCCTGTCCTATGGTAAAGGATTCTACTTCTTTTTTGGAGCTGATATCTTTTTGCCAGAGTTTCATTGGGGATTTTAGATTTTTGAATTAAGATATTTTTAAGGATAAAGGATGAAGGTAGAAATTAGGGAGTAGAAATTGACATATATTCACTCAAAAGGTCAATATATCCCTTTATTCCTTTTTTGATTTCTTCCAAGTAGATGAATTCGTCGGGGGTATGGGAACGGGCAGAATCCCCCGGCCCAATTTTGACGGATGGATAAGGGATCAAAGCCTGATCTGAAAGGGTAGGGCTACCAAATTGCTCTAATCCCAACCCATTTGCAACCGAAAGTATTTTATGTCCTTGGGGGACTTTGGTGGAATTGAGTCTTTTCGATCGTGGTTTGAGATCTGCTTTTAGGGAAGATTGGAGTTCCTCAAATGCTTCATCCAAGGTGTAGCTGTCAGTAATTCTTACATCCAAAGTGAACACACATGTGTCAGGTACGACATTATGTTGGGTTCCGGCCTGAATAACAGTTGCAGAAACTTTCGTCTTTCCCAAAAAAGGCGATAGCCTTTTGAACTGAAAATCCCTCACTTTGCTGAGATCTTCCAAGGCTTTGTAAATGGCATTTTCTCCTTCTTCTCGTGCAGCATGGCCCGCTATTCCTTTGACAGTAGCATCAATTACCATCAAACCCTTTTCTGCTACAGCAAGCTTCATCAAGGTAGGTTCTCCTACTATTGCCAATTCAAATTCAGGAAGTTCGACCAAAATGCTTTCAATCCCATTTTCTCCGGAGATTTCTTCCTCAGCCGTGGCAGCAATTAAAATATTGTAGGGGATTTCTTTAGGGAAAAAATGTAGAAATGCAGCAATAAGGCTCACCAGACAGCCTCCGGCATCATTAGAACCCAATCCGAAAAGTTTACCATCCTGAATGATAGGTTGGAAGGGATCTATGGTATAGCCTGCATTTGGCTTTACAGTATCATGATGGGAATTGAGAAGGATAGAAGGTTTTGACGGATCAAAGTTTTTATTGAAAGCCCAGATATTGTTTCCTGTTTTTTGAACAGGTACCTGATGGGATTCCAGAAATTGTTGGATGATATCTGCTGTAAAATTTTCTTGCCTGCTGAAGGATGGTGTTGCTATCAATTCCTTTAAAAAAGAAACAGCATCTTCATAGAGATCGTAAATATCAAAATCGGTAGAATTCATTTTAAATTGGCATTCATGGCACTATCTATATCCATTTTCTTTCAAAAGCCATTGATAAAGTCTTAATAATTTGATTTTGGGTTTTAAAGTTAAAACCTCAAATACAGTAGGGTCTAAATTAATATAGGTCGTATCGGTGTTTTTCAATTGTAGTTCCTGACAGTTTTCCTTTTGATGCCAAAAGTAGATTTTCAGCTTTCCCGATCCATACATGATTGACACCTTTATGGAGTGCTGCAAAGGCATTATCCAGTTTTGGAATCATTCCGGAGTGGATCACTTCTTCCTTTTTCAACTCAGCATAAATATCTTCATTGATAAGCGGAACAATGGAGTTTTCATTTTTTTCATCGATCAATACTCCTGATTTATCAAAACAATAATAAAGGTTTACATTATGTTTTACTGCCAGGGCTGTAGCCAGTTCGGAAGCGATACTGTCTGCGTTTGTGTTTAACAGCTGACCTTTTTTGTCATGGGTAATTGCACTGATAACGGGGATGATATTGTCTTCCAACAAGTAGGTCAAAAGATTGACGTTAACTTCCTGAATGTCTCCTACAAATCCATAATCGATTGTTTTTACAGGTCTTTTATTCGACCTGATGAGGTTTCCATCAGCACCGGTCATGCCCAATGCATTCTGTCTGAAACTTTGAAGTTTTGCTACTATCTGCTTATTGATAAGTCCGGCATATACCATCGTTACAATGTCGAGTGTATCCCTGTCGGTTATTCTTCTGCCGTCTACCATTTGAGGCATGACTCCAAGATTTTCTCCAAATTTGGATGCTAAAATTCCACCCCCGTGAACCAGGATTTTTTTGCCAGGCAATCTTGAGAATAGAAACAGAAACTCGTCAAGCTTCTCAGGGAAATCAATGACGTTTCCGCCGATTTTAATTATACTAACATTCATGTTTAATAGGTTTGAGTACTTTGTGTTTTAGCCTAATATTTGGCTGATGACCGCTTGGGCCGCATAAATTCTATTTTTTGCTTGTTGCGTTACAAGACTTCTTGGTCCATCCAGAATTTCATCTGAAAGTTCCAGATTCCTTCTTACCGGAAGGCAATGCATTACTTTTGCATTCTTTGATTTCTTTAAGTGTTTTTCTTTCAACATCCAAGAATGGTCTGTTGTAATAATTTTTCCATAATCATTGAAGGCAGACCAGTTTTTGACATAGACAAAATCTGCATCTTCTAAAGCTTTTGCCTGATTCAATTCAATTTTTGCCCCTTTTGTGAATGCTTCATCAAGCTCATAACCTTCCGGATGGGTAATGGTTAAATCGTGTCCACAACCCAAAGCCCACTCTGAAAAGGAATTGGCTACCGCATGCGGTATGGCTTTGATATGCGGCGCCCAAGTCAAGACAACTTTTGGTTTAATTTCTTTATTCCAATTCTCCTGAATGGTAACCATGTCTGCCAAACTTTGAAGAGGATGGCGTATGGCACTTTCCAAGCTGATGACAGGTTTTCCTGAGTATTTGATGAATTGATTAAAGACAAAGTCTTCTACATCTTCCTGCTTGTTGGTCAAAGATGGAAATGCCCTGATGGCAAGAATATCGAAATAAGTCCCCAGAACAGCAGCAGCATCTTTGATGTGTTCTATGGTGCCCTTATTCATTACGACACCATCTCTCATCTCCAAAGCCCAGCCTTCCTTGTCCATGTTCATCACTATGGCATCCATACCGAGTTGCTGTGCAGCGATCTGAGTGCTTGCTCTTGTTCTCATGGAGGGATTTAAAAAAATGCATCCGATTCTTTTTCCCTGGCCTTTAGCTTTGTCAATCCAAGGATTTTCCTTGTAATGCATAGCCTGTTGGATCAGCTTCTCTGCAGTTGTTTTGTTTTCAAACTTTGTGAAGTTTTTCATAAGGCTCCTAAAAATTATTTTGGGGTTAGAGGATTAATAATCAAAGCAACACTTTCTTTAAACTATCCAAAAACGAAGATAGTTCTTTCATTTCAATATTTAATGGTGGAAGCAAACGAATGGTATGTTTACCTGATGAACTACCTGTAAATATTTTGTATTTATCCACTAATTCAGAACGAACAGGTCCGGCTTCTCTGTTGAGATCAATGCCAATCATCAGGCCTTTCCCCCTTACTTCCATCACCCCAGGAATATTTTCCAATTCATACTGAAGATATTCTCCCATTTCAAGGGCATGTGGCATTAAATTTTCCATTTCTATCACTTCCAATACCGCCAAGCCCGCAGCACAGGCCAAATGATTTCCTCCAAATGTTGTGCCGAGCATTCCATAGGAAGCCGTAAAATCGGGATGGATCAAAACTCCTCCGACCGGGAATCCGTTGCCCATACCTTTTGCCATAGTGATCAAATCGGGGACCAATCCCTCTACCCACTGATGGGCAAAGAATTTTCCTGTTCTACCATAGCCTGACTGTACTTCATCCAAAATCAGTTTGGCGCCATATTCTTTTGTGATTTTTGAAATAGCCAAAAGAAATTCTGGGTCAGGGATGTGGATTCCTCCGACTCCTTGAATTCCTTCTATAATAACCCCCGCGATGTTTCCGGCTTTCAACTGCTGTTCTACCGCTGCTATATCTCCCCAAGGAAGAATGTGGGCATCTGTTCGTTGGTTTGAAGGAGCGATGATTTTCGGATTGTCAGTCAGTACAACGGCCCCGGAAGTTCTTCCATGAAAGGCTCCCGAGAAGGAAATGAATCCCGATTTTCCAGTAGCAAATGATGCCATTTTCAATGCATTTTCATTTGCCTCTGCCCCTGAATTACACAGGAAAAGGCTGAACTCCTGATAGCCTGATATTTCACCAAGTTTTTCGGCAAATTGTTTCTGAAGAGGAATATGTACTGAATTGGAATAGAAAGCAATCAAATCCATTTGATCCTTCACTCTTTTGTTGAAATGGGGATGGCTATGTCCGATGGAAATCACCGCATGTCCTCCGTATAGGTCTAGATATTCTATTCCATTTTCGTCCCAAAGTTTGGCCCCCAGTGCTTTGACAGGGGTCACATTGATCAAAGGATATACATCGAATAAGTTCATTGTCTGTAGGTTAAAAGGCGATGCTTTTGAGTTTTAATCCTGTAGTTTCATCAAGGTTAAAAGCAAGATTGAAATTTTGGACGGCCTGACCTGATGCACCTTTTAACAGGTTGTCTATGACAGCATATATGACCAATTGGCCTTTTTCAACCTGCAGATGAATAATGCATTTATTGGTATTGACTACCTGTTTGAGGTCAATGTCATTTTCGGAGACATGCGTAAAAGGCGCCTCTGTATAAAATTCTTTATAACCCTCAACGGCTTCTGCTAAAGTTCCGGTATAAGGAAAGTATGCAGAAATCCAGATTCCTCTGGAAAAATTACCCCTGTAGGGAACAAATAATAATTCCTGGGAAAAACCATTTTGCAACTGATTGAAAGTCTGTTTGATTTCTTTTAAGTGCTGATGGTTAAATAGCTTGTAAACAGACATATTCCCTGTTCTATAACTGAAATGCGATGTGTCAGCAAGTTTTTTTCCGGCGCCTGTACTTCCTGTGATTCCAGAAATATGGATGGTATCTTCAACCCAATTATTTGAAATTGCAGGTGCTAATGCCAATTGAATAGCTGTAGCAAAACAACCTGGATTTGCGATTTTTTTAGCCGATTGGATATTGGATTTATTCACCTCAGGCAATCCATAGACAAAGCCATCGCTTTCGTCTCTATAATCCGTACTGAGGTCTATGATGACTGTTTCTTTGGAAAATTTGTGATTTTCCAAGAAGCTTTTGGTTTCACCATGGGGAAGACCAAGGAAGACTGCTTCAATTTCTTCTGAAATGACTTCATCTGTAAAAACCAAATCTATATCACCGATCAGGTCCGGATGCACATCGGTCACTTTTTTACCGCTTTGGCTATTGCTGTGTACATAGACCAACTCGCAATTTGGATGGTGGACCAAAAGACGGATCAATTCACCACCGGTATATCCTGCTGCACCGATTATTGCTGTTTTAATCTTCTTCATGATGGTTGACTTGATGGAAAATGGCAGTTTGGTTTCCAAGAATTCTTGTAAATCCTTTTACATCTTCTCCGGTATAGCCCTTATTCATCTCGCCATAGCTGCCGAATTTGGAAGCCATCAGATCATGACCTGATTCAATGCCTACCAACTGAAACCTAAAAGGGTGCAGGATTAATTTGACCGAACCCGTGACAAACTCTTGAGTGCTTTCCAGAAATGCCTCCAAATTCCGCATCACAGGATCCAGGTAATGCCCTTCGTGTAAATGGTTACCGTAAAATTCCGAAAGCTGATTCTTCCAAAATGTCTGCCACTTGGTCAAAGTATGCTTTTCCAATAATTGGTGACTTTTGATAATGATCAAAGCTGCCGCTGCTTCAAAACCCACTCTTCCTTTGATACCGATAATAGTATCTCCCACATGAATATCCCTTCCAATACCAAAAGGGGAAGCAAGTTCATGGACTTTTAAGATAGCGTCAACAGGGTTTTTAAAAGTTTCTCCATTGACCGATTTTATTTCTCCTTTTTCAAATCCTATAATCAATTCCTCACTTTTGGTTTTAGATGCCTGAATCGGCCAGGCACTTTCCGGTAGAGTCTGATTGGATGAAAGCGTTTCTTTTCCTCCTACAGATGTGCCCCAAATCCCTTTGTTGATAGAATAAGCCGCTTTCTCAAAGTTCATGGAAACTCCATGTTTTTTGAGGTAGGCAATTTCTTCTTCCCGGCTTAGCTTGAGATCTCTGATTGGGGTAATGAT
This window of the Aquiflexum balticum DSM 16537 genome carries:
- a CDS encoding aspartate aminotransferase family protein, with translation MNLFDVYPLINVTPVKALGAKLWDENGIEYLDLYGGHAVISIGHSHPHFNKRVKDQMDLIAFYSNSVHIPLQKQFAEKLGEISGYQEFSLFLCNSGAEANENALKMASFATGKSGFISFSGAFHGRTSGAVVLTDNPKIIAPSNQRTDAHILPWGDIAAVEQQLKAGNIAGVIIEGIQGVGGIHIPDPEFLLAISKITKEYGAKLILDEVQSGYGRTGKFFAHQWVEGLVPDLITMAKGMGNGFPVGGVLIHPDFTASYGMLGTTFGGNHLACAAGLAVLEVIEMENLMPHALEMGEYLQYELENIPGVMEVRGKGLMIGIDLNREAGPVRSELVDKYKIFTGSSSGKHTIRLLPPLNIEMKELSSFLDSLKKVLL
- the argH gene encoding argininosuccinate lyase, encoding MKLWQKDISSKKEVESFTIGQDPKFDVLLSPFDVLGSIAHAIMLEKIGLLTSNELDELRDGLKEIYLEIEKGQFKIEEGVEDVHSQVEFLLTQRLGDVGKKLHSGRSRNDQVLVDLKLYYRSAIRDIVEEMEELFTLLTSLAEKHKNDLVPGYTHSQLAMPSSFGLWFGSFAEGLTEDMDLLYTAYKLSNKNPLGSAAGYGSSFPLDRTLTTVLLGFEDLHHNVINAQNSRGKTEKTISFALSGVAGTLNKLASDVCIFMNQHFGFISFPDELTTGSSIMPHKKNPDVFELIRAKTNQIQSIPNTVTLLLTNMTTGYHRDLQLLKEAIFPGIETLLDCIQMCTFMLKEIKIQKDILSDPFYKHLFSVEEVNDLVLKGIPFRDAYKKIGYAIENNNFQPNQNKVTHTHEGSIGNLCLDEIKGKMKHAVSNFDFEKTDKAIEKLLFGVQR
- a CDS encoding M20 family metallo-hydrolase; its protein translation is MNSTDFDIYDLYEDAVSFLKELIATPSFSRQENFTADIIQQFLESHQVPVQKTGNNIWAFNKNFDPSKPSILLNSHHDTVKPNAGYTIDPFQPIIQDGKLFGLGSNDAGGCLVSLIAAFLHFFPKEIPYNILIAATAEEEISGENGIESILVELPEFELAIVGEPTLMKLAVAEKGLMVIDATVKGIAGHAAREEGENAIYKALEDLSKVRDFQFKRLSPFLGKTKVSATVIQAGTQHNVVPDTCVFTLDVRITDSYTLDEAFEELQSSLKADLKPRSKRLNSTKVPQGHKILSVANGLGLEQFGSPTLSDQALIPYPSVKIGPGDSARSHTPDEFIYLEEIKKGIKGYIDLLSEYMSISTP
- the argB gene encoding acetylglutamate kinase, encoding MNVSIIKIGGNVIDFPEKLDEFLFLFSRLPGKKILVHGGGILASKFGENLGVMPQMVDGRRITDRDTLDIVTMVYAGLINKQIVAKLQSFRQNALGMTGADGNLIRSNKRPVKTIDYGFVGDIQEVNVNLLTYLLEDNIIPVISAITHDKKGQLLNTNADSIASELATALAVKHNVNLYYCFDKSGVLIDEKNENSIVPLINEDIYAELKKEEVIHSGMIPKLDNAFAALHKGVNHVWIGKAENLLLASKGKLSGTTIEKHRYDLY
- a CDS encoding argininosuccinate synthase codes for the protein MKKTVLAYSGGLDTTFCALHLSKDLGYEVHAVLINTGGFSADELQAVESRAKSLGIASFTVLDVTKTYYEEVIKYLVFGNVLKNQTYPLSVSAERILQAKTLAEYAKKIGAKSIAHGSTGAGNDQVRFDMIFQTIIPDIEIITPIRDLKLSREEEIAYLKKHGVSMNFEKAAYSINKGIWGTSVGGKETLSSNQTLPESAWPIQASKTKSEELIIGFEKGEIKSVNGETFKNPVDAILKVHELASPFGIGRDIHVGDTIIGIKGRVGFEAAAALIIIKSHQLLEKHTLTKWQTFWKNQLSEFYGNHLHEGHYLDPVMRNLEAFLESTQEFVTGSVKLILHPFRFQLVGIESGHDLMASKFGSYGEMNKGYTGEDVKGFTRILGNQTAIFHQVNHHEED
- the argC gene encoding N-acetyl-gamma-glutamyl-phosphate reductase codes for the protein MKKIKTAIIGAAGYTGGELIRLLVHHPNCELVYVHSNSQSGKKVTDVHPDLIGDIDLVFTDEVISEEIEAVFLGLPHGETKSFLENHKFSKETVIIDLSTDYRDESDGFVYGLPEVNKSNIQSAKKIANPGCFATAIQLALAPAISNNWVEDTIHISGITGSTGAGKKLADTSHFSYRTGNMSVYKLFNHQHLKEIKQTFNQLQNGFSQELLFVPYRGNFSRGIWISAYFPYTGTLAEAVEGYKEFYTEAPFTHVSENDIDLKQVVNTNKCIIHLQVEKGQLVIYAVIDNLLKGASGQAVQNFNLAFNLDETTGLKLKSIAF
- a CDS encoding N-acetylornithine carbamoyltransferase → MKNFTKFENKTTAEKLIQQAMHYKENPWIDKAKGQGKRIGCIFLNPSMRTRASTQIAAQQLGMDAIVMNMDKEGWALEMRDGVVMNKGTIEHIKDAAAVLGTYFDILAIRAFPSLTNKQEDVEDFVFNQFIKYSGKPVISLESAIRHPLQSLADMVTIQENWNKEIKPKVVLTWAPHIKAIPHAVANSFSEWALGCGHDLTITHPEGYELDEAFTKGAKIELNQAKALEDADFVYVKNWSAFNDYGKIITTDHSWMLKEKHLKKSKNAKVMHCLPVRRNLELSDEILDGPRSLVTQQAKNRIYAAQAVISQILG